One window from the genome of Crassostrea angulata isolate pt1a10 chromosome 2, ASM2561291v2, whole genome shotgun sequence encodes:
- the LOC128170933 gene encoding uncharacterized protein LOC128170933 isoform X2, which translates to MASTPKRRRRNKAASNPPTETQPQSGLMSHEDMETMIRTCMASIIPTIEDTFRRYMDEYHHVENNPSSSIPMQTATSQQQSADTQQASSQAVTPYHSLLQEITSQGEIIQSPLSTYGHRANSSSSSISADLTETANFLVRNSLSESTLSAYKSAYLTYNFFIEQSFQYNASPLPPYVHHLSTFIAHCYLKGFAASTTSTLVSSLSFILQLGNSTDITQHFSIRKMLQGFRKSKPSSDSRLPITPTILKKIIHALEFSTTSAFTKSLFRAMFTLALSTFLRVGELTKTNAPTQHFLLFGNITLGSDSPCNRYIDINIPHFKHSKANTTTLRLQQNTTDPLVCPCQALLHYLNLRKHSSPSEPLFSLMDGSPISRQYFTQQLRSALAFCNFGLASLQS; encoded by the exons ATGGCATCCACACCAAAACGCAGGAGGCGGAACAAGGCAGCCTCGAATCCTCCCACAGAAACCCAACCTCAAAGCGGTCTTATGTCTCATGAGGACATGGAAACGATGATAAGGACGTGTATGGCCTCTATCATCCCAACCATCGAAGATACTTTTCGACGCTATATGGATGAATATCACCATGTTGAGAACAATCCTTCATCGTCAATCCCCATGCAGACTGCAACTTCACAACAGCAATCAGCCGACACACAACAAGCCTCTTCACAAGCAGTAACACCTTACCATTCCCTACTGCAAGAGATAACTTCTCAAG GTGAAATAATTCAAAGCCCGCTTTCCACATATGGACATCGAGCCAACTCCAGTTCCTCCAGCATTAGTGCGGATTTGACTGAAACAGCCAATTTTTTAGTCCGCAACTCTCTGTCTGAATCAACATTATCAGCTTACAAATCAGCTTATTTAACCTACaacttttttattgaacaatctTTTCAATATAACGCATCCCCTCTACCACCCTATGTTCATCACCTGTCTACATTTATTGCACATTGCTACCTGAAAGGATTTGCCGCATCCACTACTTCAACACTGGTTTCGTCActtagttttattttacaaCTTGGTAACTCCACAGATATTACACAACATTTCAGCATTCGTAAAATGCTTCAGGGATTCCGGAAATCGAAACCATCATCTGACTCACGGCTACCTATAACCCCAACAATTCtgaagaaaataattcatgCTTTGGAGTTTAGTACCACATCAGCTTTTACTAAATCCCTCTTCCGGGCCATGTTTACCTTAGCATTAAGTACTTTTTTACGAGTAGGAGAGCTTACCAAAACAAATGCTCCAACCCAGCATTTCCTTCTTTTTGGAAATATCACGTTAGGATCCGATAGTCCATGCAATAggtatatagatataaatatacCTCACTTTAAGCATTCTAAAGCAAACACAACTACTCTACGCCTGCAGCAAAACACGACGGATCCTTTAGTTTGCCCATGCCAAGCACTTCTACATTACCTAAATCTTAGGAAACATTCCTCACCATCAGAGCCGTTATTTTCCTTAATGGATGGTTCGCCCATCTCGCGTCAATACTTCACACAGCAACTGCGTTCGGCTTTagctttttgtaattttggacTTGCATCTTTACAAAGCTAA
- the LOC128170933 gene encoding uncharacterized protein LOC128170933 isoform X1 has translation MASTPKRRRRNKAASNPPTETQPQSGLMSHEDMETMIRTCMASIIPTIEDTFRRYMDEYHHVENNPSSSIPMQTATSQQQSADTQQASSQAVTPYHSLLQEITSQGMQLLNQNTEGDSRSATGLTLGVDSKIRAKIHAKQFIKCAVLLPNDFDHEETNKYESVDRNGEIIQSPLSTYGHRANSSSSSISADLTETANFLVRNSLSESTLSAYKSAYLTYNFFIEQSFQYNASPLPPYVHHLSTFIAHCYLKGFAASTTSTLVSSLSFILQLGNSTDITQHFSIRKMLQGFRKSKPSSDSRLPITPTILKKIIHALEFSTTSAFTKSLFRAMFTLALSTFLRVGELTKTNAPTQHFLLFGNITLGSDSPCNRYIDINIPHFKHSKANTTTLRLQQNTTDPLVCPCQALLHYLNLRKHSSPSEPLFSLMDGSPISRQYFTQQLRSALAFCNFGLASLQS, from the exons ATGGCATCCACACCAAAACGCAGGAGGCGGAACAAGGCAGCCTCGAATCCTCCCACAGAAACCCAACCTCAAAGCGGTCTTATGTCTCATGAGGACATGGAAACGATGATAAGGACGTGTATGGCCTCTATCATCCCAACCATCGAAGATACTTTTCGACGCTATATGGATGAATATCACCATGTTGAGAACAATCCTTCATCGTCAATCCCCATGCAGACTGCAACTTCACAACAGCAATCAGCCGACACACAACAAGCCTCTTCACAAGCAGTAACACCTTACCATTCCCTACTGCAAGAGATAACTTCTCAAGGTATGCAGTTGCTTAATCAGAATACTGAAGGGGATTCACGCTCGGCAACTGGTTTAACATTGGGTGTAGATTCCAAAATTAGGGCAAAAATCCACGCCAAACAGTTCATCAAATGTGCTGTCCTGTTGCCAAATGATTTTGATCATGAAGAGACAAACAAGTATGAATCAGTTGATAGAAATG GTGAAATAATTCAAAGCCCGCTTTCCACATATGGACATCGAGCCAACTCCAGTTCCTCCAGCATTAGTGCGGATTTGACTGAAACAGCCAATTTTTTAGTCCGCAACTCTCTGTCTGAATCAACATTATCAGCTTACAAATCAGCTTATTTAACCTACaacttttttattgaacaatctTTTCAATATAACGCATCCCCTCTACCACCCTATGTTCATCACCTGTCTACATTTATTGCACATTGCTACCTGAAAGGATTTGCCGCATCCACTACTTCAACACTGGTTTCGTCActtagttttattttacaaCTTGGTAACTCCACAGATATTACACAACATTTCAGCATTCGTAAAATGCTTCAGGGATTCCGGAAATCGAAACCATCATCTGACTCACGGCTACCTATAACCCCAACAATTCtgaagaaaataattcatgCTTTGGAGTTTAGTACCACATCAGCTTTTACTAAATCCCTCTTCCGGGCCATGTTTACCTTAGCATTAAGTACTTTTTTACGAGTAGGAGAGCTTACCAAAACAAATGCTCCAACCCAGCATTTCCTTCTTTTTGGAAATATCACGTTAGGATCCGATAGTCCATGCAATAggtatatagatataaatatacCTCACTTTAAGCATTCTAAAGCAAACACAACTACTCTACGCCTGCAGCAAAACACGACGGATCCTTTAGTTTGCCCATGCCAAGCACTTCTACATTACCTAAATCTTAGGAAACATTCCTCACCATCAGAGCCGTTATTTTCCTTAATGGATGGTTCGCCCATCTCGCGTCAATACTTCACACAGCAACTGCGTTCGGCTTTagctttttgtaattttggacTTGCATCTTTACAAAGCTAA
- the LOC128170928 gene encoding uncharacterized protein LOC128170928, giving the protein MLARAEKPTAPINMFASTVRESIREDSVPIDRNKPLRNKMLENLPAPLTNKAPLSDRDINIITPIQVDKLASYLDGYDPSLAQFLISGFTFGFIIPYQGRRAFRISRNLSSLNNNDGILQSKISNELRAHHIAGPYQNPPFPNIQVSPLGLVPKKAVGEFRLIHHLSYPEGMSINHNIPKDLCTVQYQSVETAINIIRQLGRGALLAKTDLENAYKQIPIHPDDFELLEFMVDNMYYYDKTLPFGLSYSCNLFEKFSSALQWNLETKFSAIHCVHILDDFLFLSEPHSSICYSALLAFYQLSNDIGLPVKSGKKTVYPTTTLTFLGLELDTLNFEIRLPQDKLTQLELEIQKFKAKRSATLMELQSLIGMLNFACSVVPPGRTFLRRLIDLTIGLKKPYHHHRPNLPACLGVFLNQFNGKGFFSFWHNQFFIFSAFFFTDASNAGFGCTFRTKWFYSEFAPEWLKYHISVRKFFPFVIALELWVPLLKNCIVVLHSDNIAVVHVINKTTSKDPNPMQLMRRLMILSLQHNIHFHAKHIPGISNTAAVLLSRLQVKKFKASFPHMDNEPTPVPPAFVRI; this is encoded by the coding sequence ATGTTGGCTCGTGCAGAAAAACCAACTGCCCCCATCAACATGTTTGCCAGTACTGTGCGGGAAAGCATCCGCGAAGACAGTGTCCCAATAGACCGAAACAAACCTTTGCGAAACAAAATGCTAGAAAACCTGCCAGCACCTCTAACCAACAAGGCTCCACTAAGTGATAGGGATATAAATATCATCACACCAATTCAAGTCGACAAATTGGCCAGCTATCTTGACGGCTATGATCCATCTTTGGCCCAATTTTTAATTAGTGGGTTTACCTTTGGTTTTATAATCCCATATCAGGGGCGACGTGCTTTTAGAATTTCTAGAAATCTCTCTTCTTTGAACAATAATGATGGAATCCTTCAAAGTAAAATCAGCAATGAGTTAAGAGCACACCATATAGCCGGGCCTTACCAAAATCCACCATTTCCTAATATACAAGTTTCACCTCTTGGATTGGTACCCAAAAAAGCTGTCGGTGAATTTCGTTTGATACATCATTTATCTTATCCTGAGGGTATGTCTATAAATCACAACATACCTAAAGATTTGTGTACAGTACAATATCAATCAGTGGAAACGgctattaatataattagacaATTGGGAAGGGGTGCGTTGTTAGCAAAGACAGATCTTGAGAATGCTTATAAACAGATCCCTATTCATCCAGATGATTTCGAACTACTTGAATTCATGGTAGACAATATGTATTACTACGACAAAACATTGCCTTTTGGACTCAGCTATTCATgtaatctttttgaaaaattcagcTCGGCTCTTCAATGGAACCTTGAAACAAAATTCTCTGCTATACATTGCGTGCACATCCTAGACGATTTTCTTTTCCTAAGTGAACCCCACTCGTCAATATGTTACAGTGCTCTGCTTGCCTTTTATCAACTATCTAATGACATTGGCTTACCCGtaaaatcaggaaaaaaaacTGTTTACCCCACCACAACTCTCACATTTTTGGGCCTGGAATTAGATACCTTGAACTTCGAAATTCGATTACCTCAAGATAAATTAACTCAATTGGAATTggaaattcaaaaattcaaagCAAAGCGTTCTGCAACTTTGATGGAACTGCAATCTTTAATTGGTATGCTCAATTTTGCCTGTAGTGTAGTTCCTCCTGGTCGTACTTTTTTAAGACGTCTTATAGATCTAACAATTGGCCTCAAAAAACCATATCACCACCATCGACCGAATCTACCTGCATGCCTGGGGGTGTTTTTGAACCAATTCAATGgcaaaggttttttttccttctgGCATAACCAATTCTTCATCTtcagtgcatttttttttactgatgcTAGTAATGCCGGATTTGGATGCACCTTTCGCACAAAATGGTTTTACTCCGAGTTTGCTCCTGAATGGTTAAAGTACCACATTTCAGTTAGAAAATTTTTTCCTTTTGTCATTGCATTAGAATTATGGGTACCTCTTCTGAAAAACTGTATCGTTGTATTACATTCTGACAATATAGCAGTTGTGCATGTGATAAACAAAACTACATCAAAGGACCCTAACCCAATGCAATTGATGAGGCGTTTAATGATTCTTTCATTGCAACACAACATTCATTTCCATGCCAAACATATTCCAGGAATTTCTAATACAGCCGCTGTTTTACTATCTCGCTTGCAGGTGAAAAAATTCAAAGCCAGCTTTCCACATATGGACAACGAGCCAACTCCAGTTCCTCCAGCATTTGTGCGGATTTGA